A region from the Silene latifolia isolate original U9 population chromosome 7, ASM4854445v1, whole genome shotgun sequence genome encodes:
- the LOC141592240 gene encoding vacuolar-sorting receptor 6-like, whose product MEMHGRLASLILLLCVLMTVRYVHGRFIVEKNGITVLQPYTMKSKHDGSIANFGVPLYGGSMVGQVLYPGRGTDACNPFDGDKPFKSNTSRPVILLVDRGECYFALKAWNAQQAGAAAVLVADSIDEPLITMDSPEESSDADGFIEKLDIPSVLIERSFGDSLKDALKKGNEVVIKLDWSESMPNPDGRVEYELWTNGNDECGVRCEEQIEFIKKFKGHAQILEKGGYTLFAPHYITWYCPDAFVLSSQCKAQCINHGRYCAPDPEEDFEEGYDGKDVVIENLRQLCVHKVAKAENRSWVWWDYVTDFHIRCSMKDRKYTRTCADDVLKSLNLPADKIKSCMGDQDADVENEVLKNEQDKQVGEGTRSDVTILPTLIINDIQYRGKLERTAVLKAICAGFEQKTEPPICLSGGIETDECLDNNGGCWQDQFANVTACKDTFRGRVCECPLVNGVQYQGDGYASCEANGPGRCSMNNGGCWSETKNGKTFSACSVSELSGCKCPEGFRGDGHSCEDIDECKEGSACQCPDCSCKNSWGGYECKCGGGRLYITDQDTCIERNSSSYGWFIFLSILGVVTVAGLGGYAFYKYRLRSYMDSEIMAIMSQYMPIDSQRSQNGEEVEPLRQGSTV is encoded by the exons ATGGAAATGCATGGGAGATTAGCAAgcttaattttattattatgcgTGTTAATGACGGTCCGATATGTACATGGTAGATTTATAGTTGAAAAGAATGGTATAACAGTGTTGCAACCTTACACCATGAAGTCAAAACATGATGGCTCTATTGCTAACTTTGGTGTCCCTTTATATGGAGGATCCATGGTGGGTCAGGTTCTTTATCCCGGTCGAGGAACTGATGCTTGTAATCCTTTTGATGGTGATAAGCCTTTCAAGTCTAATACTTCTCGCCCTGTTATTCTTCTCGTTGACCGTGGAG AGTGCTACTTTGCATTGAAAGCATGGAATGCGCAACAGGCAGGTGCAGCAGCGGTCTTAGTAGCCGATAGCATAGACGAGCCTTTGATAACAATGGACTCCCCGGAAGAGAGCAGTGATGCAGACGGGTTCATAGAGAAATTAGACATTCCGTCAGTCCTAATTGAACGATCCTTTGGCGATAGCTTAAAGGACGCCTTAAAGAAAGGCAATGAGGTAGTGATAAAACTAGATTGGTCTGAGTCAATGCCAAACCCGGATGGAAGGGTGGAATACGAGTTATGGACTAATGGAAACGATGAATGTGGGGTCCGGTGTGAGGAGCAAATTGAATTTATCAAGAAATTTAAGGGACATGCTCAGATTCTTGAGAAGGGTGGCTATACCTTATTTGCACCTCATTACATTACTTGGTACTGTCCTGATGCTTTTGTTTTAAGCAGTCAGTGCAAGGCTCAATGCATCAATCATGGCCGGTATTGTGCCCCTGATCCCGAGGAGGATTTTGAGGAAGGGTATGATGGGAAAGATGTTGTGATTGAGAACTTGAGGCAGCTTTGTGTACATAAGGTTGCTAAAGCCGAAAATAGGTCTTGGGTTTGGTGGGACTATGTCACTGATTTCCATATTAGATGTTCTATGAAGGACAGAAAATACACTAGAACTTGTGCTGATGATGTTTTGAAATCCCTTA ATCTTCCTGCTGATAAAATTAAAAGTTGTATGGGAGACCAAGACGCTGATGTCGAGAATGAAGTTCTGAAAAACGAACAAGACAAACAG GTTGGAGAAGGAACTCGTAGTGATGTTACCATTTTGCCCACATTGATCATCAATGATATTCAGTACCGAG GCAAACTGGAGAGAACTGCAGTATTGAAGGCCATTTGTGCGGGGTTTGAGCAAAAGACTGAGCCCCCAATTTGTTTGAGTGGAGGTATTGAGACGGATGAGTGCCTTGACAACAATGGAGGCTGTTGGCAAGACCAGTTTGCCAATGTTACTGCTTGCAAG GATACATTCCGAGGAAGAGTTTGTGAATGTCCTCTGGTGAATGGTGTTCAGTATCAAGGAGATGGTTATGCATCTTGTGAAG CAAATGGACCTGGAAGGTGCTCCATGAACAATGGTGGTTGTTGGTCAGAaactaagaatggaaagacgttTTCCGCTTGCTCA GTCTCAGAACTATCTGGCTGCAAATGTCCTGAAGGTTTCCGTGGAGACGGCCACAGCTGTGAAG ATATCGATGAATGCAAGGAAGGAAGTGCCTGCCAGTGCCCCGATTGCAGCTGCAAGAATTCATGGGGTGGATACGAGTGCAAGTGTGGAGGAGGTCGCTTGTATATAACGGATCAAGACACATGCATTG AAAGGAACAGCTCAAGTTACGGATGGTTCATATTTCTGTCCATCCTAGGGGTGGTTACAGTTGCAGGATTAGGCGGTTATGCTTTCTATAAGTACAGGCTCCGG TCATACATGGACTCGGAGATAATGGCAATAATGTCGCAGTACATGCCCATTGACAGCCAGAGGAGCCAAAACGGAGAAGAAGTCGAGCCACTACGACAGG